In the genome of Odontesthes bonariensis isolate fOdoBon6 chromosome 20, fOdoBon6.hap1, whole genome shotgun sequence, the window ACTGATACAGAACCTGTAGACGGCCTCGGTCCGCTGGGGGTCTGGAAATGTGGAGCAAATATAAGCTAATTTCAAAGCCTCGCTTTTGTGTGGTTAGAGTGGGGGTTAATGTCATCTTTAAATCATACAAAACTAGCGTAGAGTACCGTTAAGAGGTTTGCAGTCGTCGGTCAGTTTCTTGAGACCACCGCTTCTGTCTAAATAGACCAAAACCGACTCTTTCAACGACAAAACGTCGGCCATTGTCTGTAAAAAGTTGCTACTTTTCTGTAAACTTTGACAGCTGAAATCTTCTGACTTGCCGCGCGCTAACTTCAAAcgtgttgccatggtgacaaaaaaaattttaaagttaaaaaaaaaaaaaaaaaaaaattacacacaATGTCCCGCTTCTTTCCATagactttcttttttattatagtGCAGAAGTACAAGACCTACTTAAGTGCCAGTCGAAGACGAGCGTCATGGATTTCTAATTTATTATGAACAGATGTGTTAAGGCGAACAGcaaaatataaacacaaaatgatcgaatgtaaaaaaaaaaaaataataatcaatcAACATTTATAAAGACGAACAGAAAAGTAATCCAAGTCATTCTCTCTTTGTGACCTAAAAACCAAAATGCTTTATTCAGTGGTCTCTCAAGTAATGCCTAAATCCAGCTTTGTTAAAATGAATGGTATGCGAGTTTATTTTTACAGGAATTACACGGACAAACAGATTGGTGCCATTTTAAGTCCAGTGAACTGTTCAAGTTTTTAGAAGACTGCTTAAACATCTTATTTCTGGAATAAATGTAAGGCTTTGTAAAGGCTCATTTCAGAAAGGACCCGAAATTACATTATTTAAAGAGCAGCTGTCCTTAATTCTAAAAATAGCTTctgttatatatatttatataaatataaacaggTAAAATATAGAGACTTTCTTCCCATCGAAATCTGTTTTAAGTGCAGTTTCTTCGCTGCTTGCTTTGGCTTCATAGAACAAGTTAATCCATCGTACAAACTTTTCCCTTTAATTGAAAAATGTTACAATGGTTAAGGCAACTGAAGACCTCATTGGGAGTGTTTCATAGGAAAGAGTCATCAGAAGGTGGGGCATAAGAGAAGCCCACGAAGGCGTCATCGGCCTCCATAACACTGGCGTTGACAATGGAATGTTCTTGAGCCCAGCAGATAGAATTGGGGACCATCTCCTCGGTGAACTCAGGATCGAAGTTTGAGAAATCGCAGACAGAGCTCTATGAAAACACGAGGAATAAAACTTTGGGTCATAATAGCATTCTTGGAACtaatcaaaaaaaaataaaaaatgcacgTTTGTGTATTCGTGTTTGTGAGTTTGATGACATAAACTAATTAAAACGCATCTCTACAGTGTGCTTTAGAaaggcaaaaacaaaaagggcaaaaataTGTCATGTAACAGAAGTAACTTTGAAATTAGAAAATAGCAAAACAGCTGAATAGTGGCAACTGGTCACATAGGTCGTCATTATCATCTATAATGTTGGACTGGTGTGACAGAGAGATGACCATTTTAATGGTACTGAATTGCATAATACATTCAAATTGTAACCTATAATACCTATtacaatagtgtatgtttgtCAGGAAATGGGTTCCATAACCTTTTATCACTTTTACACTGCTTTTTGGGGTCAGTGGAGCTATAAGAAAGGCACTGTCCAAGAATCTTAACTTGTCATAACAAGTCACATAGGATCAGCAAAGTACTACGaattaaaaccttaaaaaccCTTTAACAATTGTTATTATTCAGGTATAGTATaaatatgattaaaaacaaaacttaattTCCTCTAAATAGATGTAATCCTAAGAAGCAAGTCTTCAACATCACGTGGAGTTTTGATGAAAAAGTAAGTAAGAAGTTGGATCTAATAGTAAATATATTACCACATTGGGTTTGAAGGGTGGGGTGATCTTCTTCTGTTCCAGATCATCCCAGTTGATGGAAGAGAAGAAGCTGTGTGCTCTGATctcattctgaaataaaagacaaaatcaACATAGATTTCAAAATACAGTTCATTTCTGTTGTTTGACATGGTATTATCAGATGAGCCACCAGAGGGAGCTCaaatttaagaaaacaaaaaaaatcttcagtACCTCGAAGGTGCATTCAATATGGAGACTTACAAAGTCATCGTTGGAGCCCAGTCTGTGTGTGCCGTCTTTCTCCAGCAGGCCCTGAAGCAGAGTCCATGCCGTGCTGGAAGCACCTGGACGCATCGTCAGCGGTTTGTGGAGAATGTTGTCATACATCTCATGTGTGTCCCTGCTATAGAATGGCGGCTAGGACAGGGCAAAAGCATGCAAGTGGATGAGTAAGTGTGGCAGCACGAAAAGATGTTTCAACATTTAGCGACAGATTTCCAGTTTGAGTCATTTAAGGGAAGGTAAATAACTCACCAAGCCAAAGAGCATTTCATACAGCACTGATCCCAGGCACCACCAGTCCACTGTATTATCATATGGCTGCTTCCTCAGGACCTCTGGAGCTAAGTACTGGTCACAAGAAACagacaaacataataaataatacGAAGTTGACTTCTTCTTGGAGCCTTAATATAAATCAGCACCATTGTTCACACGCTGCTATTTCTGTTCAGAAACCGTACTTTTCACAGCAGGGTAGCAAGTTTGAATACGATCACACTTGTAAAATTATTAACAAAAACCATTTCTGCAAAGCTTTCAATGATATACTATGTTCTGACACCAAATACAGGACTTGTTTGGACAACTCTAGCAGACACAGTAGTACCCATACCTCAGGAGTTCCACAAAATGTAGAGGTGGTATCTGTCTGGGAAATGCCTTCCTTGCACAACCCAAAGTCCGTCAGGACGATGTGCCCCTTTTAAAGAGAGGACATAGATGTTTTTAGATAACATGTGCCACACAAGCAGCTCATTATCCTCAGGCACTGAGGCTTCTATTGTTAACAGGAATGTTGGCTGCAACATAGCTCAGTCAGTCCCATTCACCGTTGCCTCACTTCTTCAACAAGACTAGGCAGGACAGTCATTAAGATCTAATCCAATCATGCGCATTCTGTGCAGCTGGAAATGGAAATAGCCCTAGTGGTACAAATCTGACTGGAAAACAAGGAAACGTGCCGTGCAGCATACTGTATGTTATGGTGTGCTCAAATAAACCTTTAGCCAGTGATGTGAACGGCATGCaaatacaagaagaagaaaaaaacaaaacaatgtatTATTGTTCATgtctaacagaaaaaaaagtgtgactgtGCCATCCTGGTGTATTTAGGGTTAAACCGAAAAATAGAAGCACACTTCAACACTCACCTCGTGGTCAAGAAGGATATTTTCTGGCTTCAAgtctctgtaaaaaaaaaaaaaaaaaaaaaaaaaaaaaaaaaaaagtgaatcgTTTTAAATTTGTTACTTAAACCCAATTTCATGTAATTGAAGCCTGCATTCATCACATGCTCCATGCACTAAATAAAATTAGCTTCAATTTGATGTTTTCAAGATAGATGGTATCAATGTgtaatatttatttttccatttttagaACAGTGGCATGTTCGGGATCCGGTTATCTGACGAGACCCATCCGAGCACGTTCGTCAGATAGCATTTTATTACCCAAAACACAGTTTAATCAACCGCCAGCACACCTGTAAACAATGTAGAGAGAATGCAGGTATCCCAGTGCACTCGCCATTTCTGCGATGTAGAACTTTGCTCTGGGCTCCGGAAAGGTCCGTTCTTTTTGAAGATGGAAGAAAAGCTAAAATGAAAATGTCccggtaagtttttttttttttaaaaaacaaaacaatctgTAGCTACATTAACTATTATCAGTGGTAGTATCAATAATGAGATTAAATTATGAATACTGGAATACACCGACCAAAAGATGTCAACAGTAATCTGATTTAATTTTTGTCTGTAGTCATTTTGCTCAGGATGCAAATAGGCAGATTTACTGGGAAGCAGATTGTAGTTAGTCATTCTAACACAGTCACACATGGCAGCTTTAAAAAGTCTAATCACATTTGACCCAGAGAGGAAGTCACACTCAAGAGCCAATCTTTACTCTGAGTAATGCCGTAACCTCAAATAAAAATTCTCACATGTGCAGCTGCGTTTGCCAGCAAAAGATCAACTCCGAGattatttttattcaaatcTGTGAAGTAATTATATGGTGTGATGCTTCATTAGGCAGCTGAGACACACGAGTTGTTTCTGCGTGATACCGAAACTGAAACAACTCACTTCTCCTCCATTGATGAAATCCAGGACAAAGTATAACTTGTCTGTGGTCTGGAACGAATAATGGAGCCCAACCAGAAAGGGGTGTTTCACATTCTTCAGCAGCACATTGCGCTCTGCCATGATGTGTTTTTGCTGATTGGAGGAATAATTCAGAGGGAGTATTATCATACACATCTGCTTGCCAAAATATGGATTATGGTCATAGCAAATTTACCTCTTTTTTGTTGAGAATGACTTTTTTCTGTAAGACCTTGACTGCATAATACTTTCCATCATGTTTTCGTTTTGCAAGGAAAACCTGTATCGCAGGGAAGGCAAAGCATGTGAAACATTGCATCAACACCGTTACCACAGTAATTCCCGATGTGGTTCTCACTTCCTACATGGAAAGGCCAATGCATACAGAACTAAAACTTGTTGTTTCCCCcccaacagaaaacaacacagacacactTCAAAATGTTTCTAAACATAGCCCACGCGGCTGTAAGAAAACTACATTACCCATAGAACTAttacatacattttaaaaacgGCTTTCTTTGTCATGAAACAATCATAGAAAAGACGATGCTTGGGCATTGCTCGAGCATCGCTGTGGGATGAAGAAAAAGCAAGTGTACTTTCCGGTGTTGCGCTGCGTTTACATACCTTCCCAAAACTCCCTTTTCCTATAACTTTTAAGAAGTCAAAGTCTGTAGGCTTGGctctgtaataaaaaaaaatgatattttaATTTGAACCAATGTGAAAATGCCTGCGACTACTTCATAAATAATACTACAATGCTTTAAGCAGTGAACGTACTGTGGATTTCCAGAGGGTCCCAAGTTAATGTTTCTGGAGGTAGAGCTGTTCTGTTTAACAGCAGAGAAACATTAGCCAGATTAGTAACAGAAAACGGAACTAAAGGCCAAAGTTATTTACTacattatgatttttttttttacatcattaaTAAGCATACTTAGATCATCTCAGTCTGACTCggatgtgacaaaaaaaaaaaaaaaaaatactggacTGTTCAACATATCCACAGTCAGAAGGGTAGCAAAATGACAAAATCGTGTAAAAAGGGAACATCTAGCAGAACTTTTTCATAATACTGGACACCAGCTACTCACTTTGTCATCTTCATCCTCAGAGGCGTCTGAAAAGTGTTGCATTCTGTCCATCAGAAGGAAACTTCTCACATCTGGActacaaaagtttaaaaaaaaagaacaagcaagaaaaaagaagaaaacatgtttcactttgATTCAcgtttcaaaaagaaaaacgcAAAAAAAGATCAACATATGCAAAGATAAAATAATGCTTACTGGTTGGAAAGCTGATGATGAGAGACAATTCGCTTAATGAACTCATGCAACCCTGCTCTTCTTTGCTTGATGAACTCTATTGGATAGATGCATATGTGAGTAAACATTAAGCAAACAGCGCAGATCAATATGGATTAATATCAAGGCTTCTGTCTTAGTGGACATGGCGCTGTGTGAAAAAGTGCAGCAAACACTTACCTGGGTCAAAATTGTCCCCAAATATCCTCTTTGCTGGAATTTTCAAGTTCATAGATGGAAACTGTTTTCTTAACTGTAATAAAAGACAGGATAGAGATTCAAGTTTAGAAATCTGTAATTACAATAAACGACAACATGATTAGCAGCACACACAAGCCAGTAAATCAGACTAAAGGAAGCACTGACCAAGAACCACAAACAGAATCATGGTGATTGCGTTGGCTGCCCTATTTATATGTAAAATGTGTTGTTTCGCCACTCACTGTGTTGTAGAGCTTATCAAACTCTGCATATCGCCTGAACACGAACCACTCCTGCTGTCCGACAGAGACCATGACTTTGTAAACCTGGAAAAAAAGGCAACAAGAGTTTGAGATCATCCTGCTGTCCGACAGAGACCATGACTTTGTAAACCTGGAAAAAAAGGCAACAAGAGTTTGAGATCAAAATGTAATTCCATTACCAGAGCAGTAAAAGTTATACACGTTAAAGCGTAGATGAATGGATGCACGCACTGTGTAACGCTTCTTCTTGTCCCGCTGCTCGTTGTGGCAGGGTATGCTAACATTCGGGAAGCTGGATTGCTCCTCCATCTCAGGGTCAGTTGGCATTCAAAGGTGCAAAGTAAGAGCGTAATGAGTCCCCCAGGATAAAGCTTCAAGTATACAACTGGCCAAACTCCATGCTGGTTCACTGCAGCATAAGAAAAAGAGAATAGACCACTCGGTTATTCAGGAAGTGAAACTGGTGTTCTTCAGATCTCGCCACATTTCAGCCTTGTTGTGCTTCACGTTGAAATCCGATATGCTCCATCTTGTTGTGGACACACCTTTTAAAACATTGTACTGAAGTCGGTTTGAGATATTTTTGGAGCTCATGGTGACAGTCCTCTTACTTATGTGTAAAGTCAAATTTCTCTAGCTCTCTATACAAAATGCCTGTTGTTGCCATATGTGGAATGGTCTTTTTATGTCTGTGTACCTGCCTGCACCGTCTATAGTTTCTGAGCTAAAGTAAAACAAGCAGGCtggtggagtttttttttatttatatatatatatatatatatatacacatacacatatacatacatatatatatatatatatatacacacacatgtcTATACAGCTAAATAAAAGACTAAGTGCAGCATAGAGAGAGATGTGGTTAAAATCTCAGAGCTCACCATGAATAGATttgggtgttgtttttgtggcAAACTGATTATTTCATACACAGCATCGACAGAGAACACAGGTGAACTCACGATAGACAACACAAACGTGCGGGAAACAGAGATGTTCCTTTTCAGTGGAATGTCAAGGATTACATAATCTGTTGTTAGCAAGCAATGCAATACCTCTCCCTTTACTGTTACATCTGTCTCAGGACAGTACTGtctcacttttttttatcatcaagGCTCCATACTCGTTCGTTTTTATCCCCCAGTGAGCTCACACTTCTCATGAGAATCAGGCGGTGAAGTGGTTTAAACTTCACCGCCTGAAATCTTACTTATTTTTATACTTATTACAATTGTACTTTAGTAAGAGGGTTCGCAGTGTGTTTTAGGTCAACGTGTTGGTCGAAATTAGTTACaaataatttctcttttttttcttttgttctcaggatttaaataaacagtaaaaaaaaaaaaaaaacatcattcagACAAAATGTCAATTCTCTTCAACACAATAAAAACGTTAAGTGTTTTAGCATTTAAAACCACTTCAGGATGAAACCTTGTCGTGAGAGTACACCGTTAGCAACAGATGGGTCGGTGAGCTGCAACGTGACAGCAGGCGGGCTCCCTCCTACTGGACAGCCAGTTAACTCGCTGCTTACCCTTAATATATGCATCCTCACGGTCAGTGTTCAAATGAAATAACACTAAATAAGCACATTTAAGTCACTTATTGTTGGCTACgtttttctttgctgttcaCAGTGCTTTCCCATATAGCTTATATGCGAGGTATTAGTCTGTATCCATGTACCCTCCTACGCATATGTACACTTGTGGTTGTCCTCACTCAGTCACACACTAGctttcacacatgcagagtTTGTGACATTCTCGCCTGCCACAGTCAGTAGGAGGTTATTTCTAAACACACTACCGGGGTGTCTTTAAAGCTGGAGTCACACAAAAGGTTAAACATATATGAAACTCATTGCTGAGGGGGGATAAAGTCTTTCCCCTGACAACTGCATAAGGTCAAGTCCACCGACTGTGAGGAGGAGGGACAATTACCGTACATCCAGTTCTAATGGATATCATCTCCTGTATTTAACTGGGGGATCATTTCAAACTATCATGTGTACCTTAAATATCCAGCAGTGTGTTCTAACAAAATCGTGCACACCGAACCGTATCCTTCACTATGAGTTATGTAATGTCTGTTTTACAACAAAGGTCTTTGTCTGCTGCTCTGACTTGTCCATTGTTTGATGCTTGTGAGGTCAgcctagcttttttttttaaatactttttatCTGAACAATCTCCCTACTGTTTGCTCAGAACACATGGGAAACCTGCTCTGTGTCAACTTTCTCTGTCTGCATATTAATCCCGAATGCATCCTGAAAGGATAAGCCATTCTGCTCACGTTGAGGTGAGGCAACGGTAAAAAGAGAAACCCTCTTTAAAATGCATGTGTGCAATCAAGAGAGATCTTCGTTGCCTTCAAACCCACggccctttcttttcttttgttactaCGTTTACACTTTGTTTGAGTTTCACTTTCAGCCCCATTCACAAAGgcaaaacacaaagaaaccATCAACCAACTGTTGAACATTTGGTTTAACCTCAGCTTCTaataaacaaatgctttcaTTCTACTAAAGTTGTATGAAAAGCCCATAACATTCTCATGGAGTATAAGGTAACAACTTTTCATGTCTGCTTTCACAATAATTTGAGCAATTTTCTcttaaaaaatacagaaaattacATTCAGAGTAACCCTGGAGCCACTGAAGGAGGTCCTTTTCTTTAGTTTATACAACTGGGGCTGGTACACACTACAAATGGCAGGGCACTTCCCAGAGCGATCTCACATCTGCTCCTGTTTTCATGGTTAAATGCCTTTGAACATCACCGGGTAAGACTCGCTTTTTAACATTCCACAAATGCTTTAGAGATAACCCTCAACCATCTTGTGCAACTTACATTTTAAGCCGACACTGCTGCTCCTACAGTTTGATGGAATGCTGCAGCTCACCGCACCCATAAACAGACCCAGTCAAGTTTGTTACAGTGATTGAACATGAGAATGAGTGTAAAAAAGGAAGCAGATAGCATTCACTGCATTCCCATAAGCGCAGTTTCGGCCCAGCATGCTCTGCATTGACACCACAAGATGAGCTAACTTGTGCTGACAGGCACAAATAGGCTGGGCGATGATGCAGGATCAAAAATAGCTTTCTTCCTGTTTAGCTCTAACACACATCCTTGCCAGTGAATATCCTATGGGGATGCTGAATGGTTTTTCTGTGCGTGTGGCTACATGTCACACATGTCAAGGAACTTAAACGAGAAAACAAAGCAGAAGTGACACTAGAATGGGAAATCTGACATGACAGCTCAGTGAGGCTTGTGTCTTCATCTAAACAGACCAGTGAGCAGGCACACCGAAAAAGGTTTGAGGGGATTATCACCCATAAACCGGTTGTGAGTGTATCAACGGCAAGAACAGGAGTAGAATTACATATACATCATAAATCGCAACCAATCAACaaattccttttttaaaaaatccaTATATATAGATTTAGAAATAAACTATTTTAAGAAAAATCTTTGATATTCCAGGCTGAGTTAAATTTGTTtatatttaaagagaaaaaccttAATGGCTATTAATACTGTTCTCATATGGTAGCATCTAATTAAAATGCAACAGACAGATCTGTGGTTGAGGAAGTGCAGCTGGGGAGGCTTGACGGGCATGAACTCAAGTCAACCCTGATACATGCAGCCACCCTCAGTCTTTCATCTAATCCTTACTCTAACCTTACACTTTCCGAACAACTAATGGACACCAGGAGGCTGCACATTAACTTCCTCTTAGAAACAAGTCTGGATCGGTTTGTGCTCCCACAATATCAGCTTCAGAATATGAGTTCACACAATGAAAGACGCTCCAGCAGAGCAGCTGCTAATCACATCGGGCCAGTTCCTATATGTACCCATGTACTGACAAGAAACCTGTATTCAAAAAAAGATCCCAATCATGGCAGGCCGATTGGAAAATAATCTTCCCTGAATCCTGAAACAGATGGAGTATTTTTTATGCGTCATttctgttgagtttttttttttgtttctttttgtttctttctttgtttgttgtttcagCAACCCCTGAATTGGTATAGCGGCtataaaatggatggatggatagttttaGTAACATAAACGTCACTGACTCATGGTGATGAAGCTTTTACTAACACAATAATTTAGTTTTGATTTAGCAAAGGTAACCATTTCTAATATTTGCTGGAGGTTTTCAAATGTACCCAACTTTGACCTATTGATAACTATAAAAAGATGTACAATGTCTCTTCTTCATAAAGCCCACGGTTGCACAGTTATGGAGTATTCACAGGCTAAATTGAGATGTTTTTCATATGAAAGTTGCCAAATATAGTGCGTTAAGGATTAATTAACGCTGGTAGCATTTCTGAACTACAGCAGCAATCATCAAAGACGTACAGTTCTTAATAGGGAGGCTATTAAACATATTTCTATCCTTTATGTGCGCCCCACAGCCACCTGCTTACATCAAGAAACCTGTTGCAAGCTTCCTCAAGTCATTGTAAATTGATCGACAGGGATTTCTACATCACAGTTAAATGA includes:
- the sgk3 gene encoding serine/threonine-protein kinase Sgk3; this encodes MPTDPEMEEQSSFPNVSIPCHNEQRDKKKRYTVYKVMVSVGQQEWFVFRRYAEFDKLYNTLRKQFPSMNLKIPAKRIFGDNFDPEFIKQRRAGLHEFIKRIVSHHQLSNHPDVRSFLLMDRMQHFSDASEDEDDKNSSTSRNINLGPSGNPQAKPTDFDFLKVIGKGSFGKVFLAKRKHDGKYYAVKVLQKKVILNKKEQKHIMAERNVLLKNVKHPFLVGLHYSFQTTDKLYFVLDFINGGELFFHLQKERTFPEPRAKFYIAEMASALGYLHSLYIVYRDLKPENILLDHEGHIVLTDFGLCKEGISQTDTTSTFCGTPEYLAPEVLRKQPYDNTVDWWCLGSVLYEMLFGLPPFYSRDTHEMYDNILHKPLTMRPGASSTAWTLLQGLLEKDGTHRLGSNDDFNEIRAHSFFSSINWDDLEQKKITPPFKPNVSSVCDFSNFDPEFTEEMVPNSICWAQEHSIVNASVMEADDAFVGFSYAPPSDDSFL